In Haladaptatus sp. QDMS2, a single window of DNA contains:
- a CDS encoding transposase translates to MVEDSSTRTVPIKLDVDKSAADLLHQTTDHFLDAANHVVDVAWEPDWKITSKQKLHDLTYYDVRDDSPLPANLVQAARNRAAEAVKGVIERWSQGKNASKPHFTSRFASYDARTVTVNDDHATLATIDGRVTADFVLPDEQRDTPHSAYLFNDDYDVKGATLHYDEVEDCFYLHVRTKPAVENDEAEQGDAKHVSVLGVDLGITNIATTSTGKFWSGGELNHWHREYEKRRADLQKTGTRWAHENVQRVGRKQTGRFEQLLHTISNELVEEALENDCTHIVFEQLKGIRERLPYAKAVHKWAFHRLYEYVTYKAESEGLVVKQINPAYTSQRCSKCGFTHEDNRPHNNGQDEFGCLKCGYDVHADYNAAKNIGLKYLRDQQKSGRGGAPVGVRLNSGMMNVNGEYSPTALSG, encoded by the coding sequence ATGGTGGAAGATTCAAGCACTCGAACCGTGCCCATCAAACTCGATGTGGACAAGAGTGCCGCTGACCTCCTCCACCAGACAACCGACCACTTCCTTGACGCCGCCAACCATGTCGTAGACGTAGCGTGGGAGCCAGACTGGAAAATCACCAGCAAGCAGAAACTCCACGACCTTACCTACTACGACGTTCGGGATGATTCACCGCTTCCAGCCAATCTCGTGCAAGCTGCACGAAACCGCGCCGCAGAAGCCGTCAAAGGAGTTATCGAACGGTGGTCACAAGGCAAGAACGCCTCGAAACCACACTTCACGTCGCGGTTCGCCAGCTACGACGCAAGAACCGTCACCGTCAACGACGACCACGCCACACTCGCCACCATCGACGGACGAGTGACCGCAGACTTCGTCCTACCCGATGAACAGCGTGATACGCCACACTCCGCATATCTGTTCAACGACGACTACGACGTGAAAGGAGCTACGCTCCACTACGACGAGGTTGAGGACTGTTTCTACCTTCATGTGCGGACAAAGCCCGCCGTGGAGAACGATGAGGCCGAACAAGGCGATGCCAAGCACGTCTCCGTCCTTGGTGTTGACCTCGGCATCACAAACATCGCAACCACCTCAACTGGGAAATTCTGGAGCGGCGGCGAACTCAACCACTGGCACCGCGAGTATGAGAAACGTCGAGCAGACCTGCAAAAGACCGGAACTCGATGGGCACACGAAAACGTTCAGCGAGTCGGTCGAAAGCAAACCGGGCGTTTCGAGCAATTGCTTCACACCATCTCGAACGAACTCGTGGAAGAAGCGTTGGAGAACGACTGCACACATATCGTGTTTGAGCAACTCAAAGGCATCCGCGAACGCTTGCCGTATGCGAAGGCGGTTCACAAGTGGGCGTTCCATCGCTTGTACGAGTACGTCACGTACAAAGCCGAGTCTGAAGGTCTTGTGGTGAAGCAGATTAATCCGGCGTACACGAGTCAGCGTTGCTCCAAGTGTGGATTCACCCACGAGGATAATCGTCCACACAACAACGGACAAGACGAGTTCGGTTGTCTGAAATGCGGGTACGATGTTCACGCAGATTACAACGCCGCGAAGAATATCGGTCTGAAGTATCTCCGCGACCAGCAAAAGTCTGGGCGTGGAGGCGCACCCGTAGGCGTGCGCTTGAACAGCGGGATGATGAACGTGAACGGCGAGTATTCGCCTACCGCTCTCAGCGGTTAG
- a CDS encoding helix-turn-helix domain-containing protein, protein MSSGSIDIDEFENTDEFEEQNDTEQIVLFLDDHDDRAWKAATIAERLGLDTDAVSAILSRLKERGLVRHKRPYWAITDDKDRLHAAYRLHRHHESAAEEYGEERLEDLRTDQMEEVQ, encoded by the coding sequence ATGTCGAGCGGGTCCATCGATATCGACGAATTCGAAAACACTGACGAATTCGAGGAACAGAACGACACTGAGCAGATCGTGCTGTTCCTCGACGACCACGACGACCGTGCGTGGAAGGCAGCGACGATCGCCGAGCGACTCGGGCTGGACACGGACGCTGTGAGTGCAATCCTGTCGAGATTGAAGGAGCGGGGTCTCGTGCGGCACAAGCGTCCCTACTGGGCGATCACGGATGACAAAGACCGGCTCCACGCTGCCTACCGACTCCACCGACATCACGAGAGTGCAGCGGAAGAATACGGCGAAGAGCGTCTCGAGGACCTCCGGACCGACCAGATGGAAGAGGTACAGTAA